The following proteins come from a genomic window of Lolium rigidum isolate FL_2022 chromosome 5, APGP_CSIRO_Lrig_0.1, whole genome shotgun sequence:
- the LOC124656232 gene encoding septin and tuftelin-interacting protein 1 homolog 1-like: protein MALPLLEPCQPMPLPGTLASTSLAVARMLRRWNFKEGSGLGPRGKGIVAPVQAVVQQNQHTGIGYSQKALYDNGLPDKPPVVEEEWRRRCEDLCRVLALEEECCEKTIAMLRDMTEEDDISVEAADALAAIMESKKVKEGRTPGMWKATLPSSTRKYIVEEVIKPAMAAEAQEWKPSWDPDCHHWLRPWIPLIGHLPEDLYDTVESKILSRADELDYHDVVSPWKDYMHPTQWNTFTRRHILPMLTRLVRELMFTPPKQIDPSLQTAMLWAPLVPVQDVVSILEEELFFDRYEDSLRHWMQSGGKPPLSEAVAWCTGWKNFFTPELLAEERVLARLDAVMALVDGEAYLGVGTQKSAQALLVDCMHRLVQVAL from the coding sequence ATGGCGTTGCCGCTGCTGGAGCCATGTCAACCAATGCCTCTGCCAGGAACCCTCGCTTCCACCAGTCTGGCGGTGGCGAGGATGCTGCGCCGGTGGAACTTCAAGGAGGGCTCTGGTCTCGGTCCTCGGGGAAAAGGGATCGTCGCCCCCGTGCAGGCCGTAGTACAACAGAACCAGCACACCGGCATAGGCTACAGCCAGAAAGCTTTGTACGATAACGGCCTTCCGGACAAGCCGCCGGTGGTCGAAGAGGAGTGGCGCCGTCGCTGCGAGGATCTCTGCCGGGTCCTGGCGCTCGAAGAGGAGTGCTGCGAGAAGACCATCGCGATGCTGCGCGACATGACGGAAGAGGACGACATCAGCGTAGAGGCGGCTGACGCGCTGGCGGCGATCATGGAGTCCAAGAAGGTGAAGGAAGGGCGCACCCCAGGGATGTGGAAAGCCACGTTGCCTTCTTCCACGAGGAAGTACATCGTCGAGGAGGTGATCAAGCCGGCGATGGCCGCGGAGGCGCAGGAGTGGAAGCCATCGTGGGACCCGGACTGCCACCACTGGCTGCGGCCGTGGATCCCCCTGATCGGCCACTTGCCGGAAGATCTCTACGACACCGTCGAGAGCAAGATCCTGTCCCGCGCCGACGAGTTAGACTACCACGACGTCGTGTCCCCATGGAAAGATTACATGCATCCGACGCAGTGGAACACCTTCACCCGGCGCCACATCCTGCCGATGCTCACCCGTCTTGTGCGGGAGCTGATGTTCACGCCGCCGAAGCAGATCGACCCCTCGTTGCAAACGGCGATGCTATGGGCGCCTCTCGTGCCTGTGCAGGACGTGGTCTCGATCCTTGAAGAGGAGCTGTTCTTCGACAGATACGAAGACTCGCTGCGCCACTGGATGCAGTCCGGCGGCAAGCCGCCCCTCTCGGAGGCCGTCGCGTGGTGCACGGGCTGGAAGAACTTCTTCACGCCGGAGCTGCTCGCCGAGGAACGCGTGCTCGCGCGTCTGGATGCCGTCATGGCCTTGGTCGATGGTGAAGCGTACCTAGGAGTAGGAACGCAGAAGTCTGCGCAGGCTTTGTTGGTAGACTGCATGCATCGCCTAGTACAAGTTGCCTTGTAA